A section of the Bryobacteraceae bacterium genome encodes:
- the folP gene encoding dihydropteroate synthase → MPRNRVEWKIGQEVWRLGERTLVCGVIEAWPPPERGVRTYEEPDRAFVRAHELVDAGADFIEIAAERYSPGIALLSEAEELRRLVPILKRLRGKLPVPVSVQTWKPAVAEKAIGYGARIIRDPSGLTLDQDLGRIVLRHDAALVLQHMRGTPDKWARLGAWKNPVSLVAAELTAALNRANRLGIERTRLAIDPGFGMGKRKETNTELLAALDEFQRMRLPVCVSPDGQPFDAEIRVEPSPMTAAAVTALCIVRGAHIVRTTDPASLRPVALVADGLLRAEPEQR, encoded by the coding sequence ATGCCCCGGAATCGCGTCGAGTGGAAAATCGGCCAGGAAGTGTGGCGGCTGGGCGAGCGCACGCTGGTGTGCGGCGTCATCGAAGCGTGGCCGCCGCCCGAGCGCGGCGTGCGCACCTACGAGGAGCCGGACCGGGCCTTCGTCCGCGCCCATGAGCTGGTCGACGCGGGCGCCGATTTCATCGAGATCGCCGCCGAGCGCTACTCGCCCGGCATCGCGCTGCTCAGCGAGGCCGAGGAGCTGCGGCGCCTGGTGCCGATCCTCAAACGCCTGCGCGGAAAGCTTCCGGTGCCTGTCTCGGTTCAGACCTGGAAGCCGGCCGTGGCGGAAAAGGCCATCGGATACGGGGCGCGCATCATCCGCGATCCCAGCGGACTCACTCTCGACCAGGACCTTGGCCGCATTGTGCTCCGGCATGACGCGGCCCTTGTGCTTCAGCACATGCGCGGCACGCCAGACAAATGGGCCCGCCTCGGGGCCTGGAAGAATCCGGTCTCGCTGGTGGCCGCCGAGCTGACGGCGGCGCTCAACCGCGCCAACCGGCTGGGCATCGAGCGAACGCGGCTGGCCATCGACCCCGGTTTCGGGATGGGCAAGCGCAAGGAGACCAACACCGAACTGCTGGCGGCGCTTGATGAATTCCAACGGATGCGGCTGCCTGTGTGCGTCAGCCCGGACGGCCAGCCATTTGACGCCGAGATCCGCGTAGAGCCGTCGCCGATGACCGCCGCCGCAGTCACCGCGCTCTGCATCGTCCGCGGGGCCCACATTGTCCGGACGACCGACCCGGCCTCATTGCGTCCCGTCGCGCTGGTGGCCGACGGGCTGCTGCGCGCCGAGCCGGAGCAGCGCTGA
- a CDS encoding 3-ketoacyl-ACP reductase, with protein sequence MSRLSGKTALVTGAARGIGRAIAERLAADGARVAVNYSRSAAAAEEVARRIGGIALRADVSQKHEVLEMFDRTEAAFGGLDIVVNNAGIALMGPLGDFSDEDFERVFAVNTRGVFYCCREAARRLRDGGRIVNISTGATVGGTAGGGVYCASKAAVEQFTRALARELAPRRITVNTVSPGFTETDMFHALPHLVELAPKLTPLGRAGRPEEIAAVVAWLCTEDAAWITGQNIQAGGGLTMV encoded by the coding sequence ATGAGCAGGCTTTCGGGAAAGACGGCGCTGGTTACCGGCGCCGCGCGCGGCATCGGCCGCGCCATCGCGGAAAGACTCGCCGCCGATGGCGCGCGCGTCGCGGTGAACTACTCGCGTTCGGCCGCCGCGGCGGAAGAGGTGGCGCGTCGCATCGGCGGCATTGCCCTCCGGGCCGACGTCTCGCAAAAACACGAAGTACTGGAAATGTTTGACCGGACCGAGGCCGCATTCGGCGGCCTCGACATCGTTGTCAACAACGCCGGAATTGCTCTCATGGGACCGCTCGGCGATTTCTCCGATGAGGACTTCGAGCGCGTCTTCGCCGTGAACACCCGGGGCGTCTTTTACTGCTGCCGCGAGGCCGCGCGCCGCCTCCGTGACGGCGGCCGCATCGTGAATATTTCCACTGGCGCCACCGTGGGCGGCACCGCCGGCGGCGGCGTCTATTGCGCCAGTAAGGCGGCCGTCGAACAGTTCACCCGGGCGCTGGCGCGCGAGCTCGCCCCGCGCCGCATCACCGTCAACACGGTCTCTCCGGGCTTTACCGAGACGGACATGTTCCACGCGCTGCCCCATCTGGTGGAGCTGGCGCCAAAGCTGACGCCCCTCGGGCGGGCGGGCCGGCCGGAAGAGATCGCCGCCGTGGTCGCCTGGCTCTGTACGGAGGATGCCGCCTGGATCACGGGGCAGAACATTCAGGCCGGTGGCGGGCTCACGATGGTCTGA
- the abfA gene encoding intracellular exo-alpha-(1->5)-L-arabinofuranosidase 1, whose translation MKSLTIFLLAAATLAAQTPEARIKIDTDRRIGEIHPHLFGNFAEHLGRCIYGGIYEEGSPLADEKGYRRDVIEAVRGLGVTVLRWPGGNFASGYHWKDGIGPKDLRPARPDHAWGDIDSNRFGTHEFLEYCERIGAEPYICINAGLGTIDEAREWVEYTNEARNTYWAQQRRKNGRDKPFNVKYWGLGNEIDGPWQLGHKNAEDYTKFALEAAKAMRRADESIRLIASGSSNFGPAADWIAWNRTVLERLRGEIDYISLHTYIGNRENNLESFLAASADIDQRIEITEGLIRAALSGRRVTRPIYIAFDEWNVWYRTMGRSEFETGATRLEEKYNFEDALAMGVFFNSFFRHAHIVKMANLAQLVNVIAPIFTNKEGLYLQTIYFPIAEYAKQKGNIAIDALVESPRYRAGNRGELGYLDASVTLAPDGRTLFVNVLNRSASRDILTRIENVEGKLAPRAEFWQMYHDDLKATHTFGDDRKVRPRTWQETLKIERNGFSYRFPKHSLTIIRLAVEP comes from the coding sequence TTTCGCCGAACATCTCGGCCGCTGCATCTACGGCGGCATCTATGAAGAAGGCAGCCCCCTGGCCGATGAAAAGGGCTACCGCAGGGACGTCATTGAGGCAGTGCGCGGTCTCGGGGTGACCGTCTTGCGGTGGCCGGGTGGCAACTTCGCCTCCGGCTATCACTGGAAGGACGGAATCGGCCCGAAGGACCTGCGCCCGGCGCGGCCCGACCACGCCTGGGGCGACATCGACTCGAACCGCTTCGGGACCCACGAATTCCTGGAATACTGCGAGCGCATCGGCGCCGAGCCTTACATCTGCATCAACGCCGGCCTCGGTACCATCGACGAAGCTCGGGAATGGGTCGAATATACAAATGAGGCCCGCAACACCTACTGGGCCCAGCAGCGCCGCAAGAACGGGCGCGATAAGCCTTTCAACGTGAAATACTGGGGCCTCGGCAACGAGATCGACGGCCCCTGGCAGCTCGGGCACAAGAACGCAGAGGACTACACGAAGTTCGCCCTCGAGGCGGCCAAGGCGATGCGCCGCGCCGACGAAAGCATCCGGCTGATCGCCTCGGGATCGTCCAACTTCGGCCCCGCCGCCGACTGGATCGCCTGGAACCGCACCGTGCTCGAGCGCCTCCGCGGCGAGATCGACTACATCAGCCTCCACACCTACATCGGCAACCGCGAGAACAACCTGGAAAGCTTCCTCGCCGCCTCGGCCGACATCGACCAGCGCATCGAGATCACCGAAGGCCTGATCCGCGCAGCGCTTTCCGGCCGCCGCGTGACGCGCCCCATCTACATCGCCTTCGACGAGTGGAACGTGTGGTACCGGACCATGGGCCGCTCGGAATTCGAAACCGGAGCCACACGGCTTGAGGAGAAATACAATTTCGAAGACGCCCTGGCCATGGGCGTTTTCTTCAACTCATTTTTCCGTCACGCACACATCGTAAAAATGGCCAATCTTGCCCAACTGGTAAACGTCATCGCCCCGATTTTTACAAATAAAGAAGGGCTGTATCTCCAGACCATTTACTTCCCGATTGCCGAATACGCAAAGCAGAAGGGAAACATCGCCATCGACGCGCTGGTCGAATCGCCACGCTACAGGGCAGGAAACCGCGGCGAGCTCGGCTACCTCGACGCGAGCGTGACGCTGGCGCCCGACGGACGCACGCTGTTCGTCAACGTGCTGAACCGCAGCGCCTCGCGCGACATCCTCACTCGCATTGAAAACGTCGAGGGGAAGCTCGCGCCCCGGGCCGAATTCTGGCAGATGTATCACGACGACCTGAAGGCCACGCACACCTTCGGCGACGACCGCAAGGTCCGCCCGCGCACCTGGCAGGAGACGCTGAAGATCGAGCGCAACGGCTTCAGTTACCGCTTCCCGAAGCATTCGCTCACCATCATCCGGCTGGCCGTGGAGCCCTGA
- a CDS encoding ABC transporter permease, with the protein MRRAELAENLRVALDTLWEHKVRSSLTLLGIVIGVSSVIGVAAIINGLNRFVSDRIERLGSRTYFVGRMGFGMDPGRLPERIRRRRYLEYEDAQKVKELAPAVEKITALGTRAFFFGAANEVRYGGQRVENVIVRGANADYCEIIPLFTVEQGRMFTAAEDARSAQVAVIGAGIANSLFGRADPVGKMILVNGAPYEVIGVFAPDEGFLGGPGVDQFVLVPLNTFRKHNPDMKEVFLAFTIYRDVAPEAAMDQVTEALRRIRKVPHSAENDFELFSSDFLTNLWNQLTGAIVILTTVISSIGLLIGGVGVMNIMLISVTERTREIGIRRAVGARAADIRAQFLLEAVTQTMLGGLMGLAAGYAIAFAVRSVFPTIPAYVSVFWTAMGVALSALTGLVFGYWPADRAARLDPVVCLRYE; encoded by the coding sequence ATGAGGCGGGCGGAGCTGGCCGAAAACCTGCGGGTGGCGCTCGACACGCTGTGGGAGCACAAGGTGCGCTCGTCGCTGACGCTGTTGGGGATCGTCATCGGCGTGTCCTCGGTGATCGGCGTGGCGGCCATCATCAACGGGCTGAACCGGTTCGTGTCCGACCGGATCGAGCGGCTGGGATCGAGGACGTACTTCGTCGGGCGCATGGGCTTCGGCATGGATCCCGGGCGTCTGCCGGAGCGGATCCGCCGCCGGAGATATCTCGAATACGAGGACGCGCAAAAGGTGAAGGAGCTGGCGCCGGCGGTGGAGAAGATTACGGCGCTGGGAACGCGGGCGTTCTTTTTTGGGGCGGCGAACGAGGTGCGCTACGGCGGTCAGCGCGTGGAAAACGTCATCGTCCGCGGCGCCAACGCCGACTACTGCGAGATCATTCCGCTGTTCACGGTCGAGCAGGGCCGAATGTTCACGGCAGCCGAGGACGCGCGCTCGGCGCAGGTGGCGGTGATTGGAGCGGGCATCGCCAACAGTCTGTTCGGGCGGGCGGATCCGGTCGGCAAGATGATCCTTGTCAACGGCGCGCCCTATGAAGTGATTGGGGTATTCGCGCCCGACGAGGGGTTTCTTGGCGGGCCTGGCGTGGACCAGTTCGTGCTGGTGCCGCTGAACACGTTTCGCAAGCACAACCCGGACATGAAGGAGGTCTTCCTGGCGTTCACCATCTACCGCGACGTGGCGCCGGAGGCGGCCATGGACCAGGTGACCGAGGCGCTGCGGCGGATCCGGAAAGTCCCGCACAGTGCGGAAAACGATTTTGAGTTGTTCAGCTCGGATTTTCTGACGAATTTGTGGAACCAGCTCACTGGCGCCATTGTGATTCTGACGACGGTGATTTCCTCCATCGGACTGCTGATCGGTGGCGTGGGCGTGATGAATATCATGCTGATTTCGGTAACCGAGCGTACGCGGGAGATCGGCATCCGGCGGGCCGTGGGAGCGCGGGCGGCCGACATCCGGGCGCAGTTCCTGCTGGAGGCGGTGACGCAGACAATGCTGGGCGGGCTGATGGGGCTGGCCGCCGGCTATGCGATTGCGTTTGCGGTGCGTTCCGTGTTTCCGACCATTCCGGCCTATGTGAGCGTCTTCTGGACGGCGATGGGCGTGGCGCTTTCGGCGCTGACCGGACTCGTGTTCGGCTACTGGCCGGCCGACCGCGCCGCGCGCCTCGATCCCGTGGTGTGTCTGCGATATGAATAA
- the tyrS gene encoding tyrosine--tRNA ligase produces the protein MVFVAFLPVEQQFEYLRKGFEEIIREEELKERLAESIHDGRPLRVKVGFDPTAPDLHLGHTVLLRKMKHFEDMGHRVIFVIGDATGLIGDPTGRNTLRPPMTREEINRNAETYKEQVFKILDPDKTEIRFNSEWLGKLGFEDIIRLASRYTVARMLERDDFTKRFQTGTPIAIHEFLYPLAQAYDSVALKADVELGGSDQKFNLLVGRDIQREYGQRPQIIATTPLLEGLDGVEKMSKSKGNYVGITEPPDVMVKKLMSISDDLMWRYYELLTDLPSAEIAALKRSGRNPRDLKLDLAERIVADFYPAHVARAAREQWLHDVSQGQAPADLPLIPCDDPRLRQCLLKAGLAPSGAEADRLVKAGAVEVNGEVVRAPAQRLRAGEHVIRAGKKWARVRIQADALPNL, from the coding sequence ATGGTCTTCGTGGCATTTTTACCCGTTGAGCAGCAATTTGAATACCTTCGGAAGGGCTTCGAAGAGATCATCCGCGAAGAAGAGCTGAAGGAGCGGCTGGCCGAGTCCATCCACGACGGCCGGCCCCTGCGGGTGAAAGTGGGCTTCGATCCGACGGCGCCGGACCTGCATCTGGGCCATACGGTGCTGCTGCGCAAGATGAAGCACTTCGAGGACATGGGCCACCGGGTGATCTTCGTCATCGGCGACGCCACCGGACTGATCGGCGACCCGACGGGCCGCAACACGCTGCGGCCGCCGATGACGCGCGAGGAGATCAACCGCAACGCGGAGACTTACAAGGAGCAGGTCTTCAAAATTCTTGATCCGGACAAGACGGAGATCCGGTTCAATTCCGAATGGCTGGGGAAGCTCGGCTTTGAGGACATCATCCGGCTGGCTTCGCGCTACACGGTGGCGCGGATGCTCGAGCGGGACGATTTTACGAAGCGGTTCCAGACGGGCACGCCCATTGCGATTCATGAGTTTCTGTACCCGCTGGCGCAGGCCTATGACTCGGTGGCGCTCAAGGCGGACGTCGAGCTGGGAGGCTCGGACCAGAAGTTCAATCTGCTCGTCGGGCGCGACATCCAGCGCGAATACGGCCAGCGGCCCCAGATCATCGCCACCACGCCGCTGCTGGAAGGGCTGGACGGCGTCGAAAAGATGTCGAAGTCGAAAGGGAATTACGTGGGCATTACCGAGCCGCCGGATGTGATGGTGAAGAAGCTCATGTCGATTTCCGACGACCTGATGTGGCGCTATTATGAGCTGCTCACTGACCTGCCGTCGGCCGAGATTGCCGCGCTGAAGCGCAGCGGGCGCAACCCGCGCGACCTGAAACTCGACCTGGCCGAGAGAATCGTTGCCGACTTTTACCCTGCCCATGTGGCCCGCGCGGCGCGCGAGCAGTGGCTGCACGACGTCAGCCAGGGCCAGGCGCCGGCGGACCTGCCGCTGATCCCATGCGATGACCCGCGGCTCCGGCAATGCCTTCTGAAGGCAGGGCTCGCGCCTTCGGGCGCCGAGGCGGACCGGCTGGTGAAGGCGGGCGCGGTGGAGGTCAACGGCGAGGTTGTCCGCGCGCCGGCGCAGCGGCTGCGGGCGGGCGAGCATGTGATCCGCGCCGGAAAGAAGTGGGCCCGGGTGCGGATCCAGGCGGACGCCTTGCCCAACCTTTGA
- a CDS encoding ABC transporter permease, whose translation MMRPVDTLALAVDAIRAHRLRSALTVLGLMMGVATLITVVTIVQGANVYVETKIANLGSDVFQLSRMPFAVTDFEVIRKAQRYKRIYYEDYLAVRDLCYECTITGATGRMTTRAQYRDQEVPDVTLTGQTPSMERIDSSKVELGRYFTEIENNLSRPVCLIGYTLRDRFFPDQDPLGRVIKLAGREFTVIGLYEKNGAILGQDADNFAVIPLNTFLDIRGRRASLVINVKVPGDPARFERAMDQARQILRARRHIGPNQEEDFFIGTKDSYIRLWNQISGAFFAVFILVSSISAVVGGIVIMNVMLVSVTQRTSEIGIRRAVGASAGDILRQFLAESVLQCLLGGLLGIGLGFLCAELLDRFTSFPAAVQGRVAVLGVVLASSIGLFFGIYPATRAARLDPVEALRAE comes from the coding sequence ATGATGCGGCCTGTCGACACGTTGGCGCTGGCGGTGGACGCGATCCGCGCCCACCGCCTGAGAAGCGCCCTCACGGTGCTCGGCCTGATGATGGGCGTGGCGACGCTGATCACGGTGGTGACCATCGTCCAGGGCGCCAACGTCTACGTCGAGACGAAAATCGCCAACCTCGGCAGCGACGTGTTTCAGTTGTCCCGGATGCCGTTCGCCGTGACCGATTTCGAGGTGATCCGCAAGGCGCAGCGGTACAAGCGGATCTATTACGAGGACTACCTGGCGGTGCGCGACCTCTGTTATGAGTGCACGATCACGGGCGCGACCGGACGGATGACGACGCGGGCGCAATACCGGGACCAGGAGGTGCCGGACGTCACGCTGACCGGCCAGACGCCCTCGATGGAGCGGATCGATTCCTCGAAGGTTGAGCTGGGGCGGTATTTCACCGAAATCGAAAACAATCTGAGCCGTCCGGTGTGCCTGATCGGATACACTTTGCGAGACCGTTTTTTCCCGGATCAGGATCCCTTGGGGCGTGTCATTAAACTGGCCGGCAGAGAATTCACCGTCATCGGACTGTATGAAAAAAACGGCGCGATTCTTGGGCAGGACGCCGACAATTTTGCGGTCATTCCCCTGAATACGTTTCTCGATATCCGCGGCCGGCGGGCCTCGCTTGTCATCAACGTCAAGGTGCCTGGCGATCCGGCGCGCTTCGAGCGGGCCATGGATCAGGCCCGGCAGATCCTGCGCGCCCGGAGGCACATCGGCCCGAACCAGGAGGAGGACTTCTTCATCGGCACCAAGGACTCCTACATCCGGCTGTGGAACCAGATCTCGGGTGCGTTTTTTGCCGTTTTCATCCTGGTCAGTTCCATCAGCGCGGTGGTGGGCGGCATCGTGATCATGAATGTCATGCTGGTGAGCGTGACGCAGCGGACCAGCGAGATCGGCATCCGCCGGGCCGTGGGCGCGTCGGCGGGCGACATTCTGCGGCAATTCCTCGCCGAGAGCGTGCTTCAGTGCCTGTTGGGCGGGCTGCTGGGCATCGGGCTGGGATTTCTCTGTGCGGAGCTGCTGGACCGGTTCACGTCGTTCCCCGCCGCGGTGCAAGGCCGTGTGGCGGTGCTTGGCGTTGTGCTCGCGTCGTCGATCGGGCTGTTTTTCGGCATTTATCCGGCCACGCGGGCGGCGCGGCTCGACCCGGTGGAAGCGTTGCGGGCGGAGTAG